In one window of Demequina sp. NBRC 110054 DNA:
- a CDS encoding extracellular solute-binding protein, translating into MRTKIGIGAALATSALLLTACSGGGDSTSSESAEPSSSATAEATEEAIDATGQTLTIWVDENREPAVQAAAETFEEETGATVELVQKNFEDIRADFLAQVPTGEGPDITIGAHDWLGALIEGGVVNTVDLGDNAASFSQVAVDAMTYDGQIYGMPYSTEAVALIQNVDLVGEDAPATWDEMIQAGIDSGADRPFCINTNGETGDGYTAYPLQTSFGAPVFVQEGGSYTSEVGMGGEAGEAFAQFLYDNGEDGTGYLSTTIDYDTNNQLFNAGECAYTIAGPWVLGSLTDVNFAVNAVPSAGGETAAPFVGVQGFYVSSQSENALLANIFLSDYIATPDAMQALYDADPRLPAFEGVDTSSAEFPDAIAGFQASAEQGVPMPSIPEMGSVWDFWNAAESAIIKGADPSKTWNKMITDLTAALEG; encoded by the coding sequence ATGCGAACCAAGATCGGCATCGGCGCCGCGCTCGCGACGTCCGCACTGCTCCTGACCGCCTGCAGCGGCGGCGGCGACTCGACCTCGAGCGAGTCGGCTGAGCCCTCGTCCTCCGCGACCGCGGAGGCGACCGAGGAGGCCATCGACGCCACCGGCCAGACCCTCACCATCTGGGTCGATGAGAACCGCGAGCCCGCGGTCCAGGCTGCGGCCGAGACCTTCGAGGAGGAGACCGGCGCCACGGTGGAGCTGGTCCAGAAGAACTTCGAGGACATCCGTGCGGACTTCCTCGCCCAGGTCCCCACCGGTGAGGGCCCGGACATCACCATCGGTGCCCACGACTGGCTGGGTGCCCTCATCGAGGGCGGTGTCGTGAACACCGTCGACCTCGGCGACAACGCCGCCAGCTTCTCGCAGGTCGCGGTCGACGCCATGACCTACGACGGCCAGATCTACGGCATGCCGTACTCGACCGAGGCCGTGGCCCTCATCCAGAACGTCGACCTCGTCGGCGAGGACGCTCCCGCGACGTGGGACGAGATGATCCAGGCGGGCATCGACTCCGGTGCGGACCGTCCGTTCTGCATCAACACCAACGGCGAGACCGGTGACGGCTACACGGCGTACCCGCTCCAGACCTCGTTCGGCGCCCCGGTGTTCGTCCAGGAGGGCGGCTCCTACACCTCCGAGGTCGGCATGGGCGGCGAGGCCGGCGAGGCCTTCGCGCAGTTCCTCTACGACAACGGTGAGGACGGCACCGGCTACCTCTCGACCACGATCGACTACGACACGAACAACCAGCTCTTCAACGCTGGTGAGTGCGCGTACACCATCGCGGGCCCGTGGGTCCTCGGTTCGCTGACGGACGTCAACTTCGCCGTCAACGCGGTGCCGAGCGCCGGTGGCGAGACCGCCGCCCCGTTCGTGGGTGTCCAGGGCTTCTACGTCTCCTCGCAGTCGGAGAACGCGCTGCTCGCGAACATCTTCCTGAGCGACTACATCGCGACCCCCGACGCGATGCAGGCGCTCTACGACGCCGACCCGCGTCTGCCCGCATTCGAGGGCGTCGACACGTCGTCCGCCGAGTTCCCCGACGCGATCGCGGGCTTCCAGGCCTCTGCCGAGCAGGGCGTCCCGATGCCGTCGATCCCCGAGATGGGCTCGGTCTGGGACTTCTGGAACGCCGCCGAGTCGGCGATCATCAAGGGCGCTGAC